The Marivirga salinae DNA window AGAAAAGTATAATTGCTCTGATCCCTTTATTGAAAAAACGAAATCGGTATTTTTAGGAGCGAAAAGATTTAAATCAACCCATGTATTCTCCACGTTTTCAACCAAATAATTATCCTCAAAAGCATATAATTTCTCGTTAAAAACAAAAATATCTTTAAAACCTAGGTTAGATTCAAAAGTTTCTAGTTTCTTAAAATCCTTGCTAAATACTGTGATTTTTTCATTTGCCAATAAATAATATTGATCTTCATAAGTAATTAAATCAACTATCGGAGAAAGTAATGGTGTCTTATAAAGAAGTTTCAGCTTATTACTGTGAAATTGATCTTCTGTTAATTCATAAATCCCATCTTTAGCTAAAAGTATATCCTTATTATCAACTTTTAAGAATTTAATTGGGCTACTATTGACCCTTACTTTTACCCAATTATTTCCATCAAATTGTAAAATCCCTTTTTTATAAGCTACTAATAATCTGCCTTGATTATCAATATCCATATCTTGAAAAAGATAGTCTTGAGGAGGCAGAGGCACTTTATAATGATTTAGGACTACATCCCCATTTTGAGCCATCAGAAATTGGCTTAGCAATATTAAAAATAAAAAGGGGTGGAAAAACTTCATCTGATGACGTAAATATTTATGGATAAAATTAAAATCATTATAAAGGTATTGAAATAATTCAACTTAAAGGACATACAAACGTCCCAATTTCAACAGCCTCTTTCTCTGATGAAGAAAGAGGGCTTACTTAAAAACAGGTTATATAATAAAAATGAATTCCACATCTTTTTTGGCAATGATTATTGAATAAAATTTTTTCAGCAAGTGCAAGCATTTTTGAAGTAAAAGCCAATTTTGATTTCTAGTGCTCTAGCCTCAAGCACCTCATCTACTTCCCGGGTTAAAGCCTGCCTGCCGGCAGGCAGGCTCGAAGTATTACAATACGCCTTCACTTAGCCCGATTGTATAACTTGTCCCGTATTTATCGGGATGAGGCACTCGAGACTTTTTAAGCAAGCCCTAAAAGCCTAATGAACACTTCTATCAGCTTGATTTCGTTAAAAAAGTGAAAGAATGTCTTCTATGAAATCCACTTAAATTGAAAAATAGTGACAAATAGTCTTGAATTAATGAAGTTTTAATTTGAAATAAGTCAAAAAGACAGTTTACCCAACTTGGTCAAAGAATTGTTAATCAATCAATGTAGAAATCAAAAACTTACAAAAATGAACCTAAATGAATATACCATAAAATCTCAGGAAGCGATTCAAAAAGCTGCCGAGATAGCGCTGGGAAATGGGCAACAAGCCATTGAAACAGGGCATTTATTGAAAGCCATTCAGCAGACGGATGAGAACGTACTTTCTTTTGTCAATAAAAAGCTCAATGTTAATAAGGCTCAATTAGAAACTAAATTGAATGAATTAGTAGAGAGTTATCCGAAAGTGAGCGGGGCACAGCCTTATTTATCAAACGATGCTCATAAGGCGATGACGGAAGCTAAAAAATTCTTGAAAGAATTTAAGGATGATTATGTTGCCATTGAGCATTTAATTTTAGGAATTTTAAAAACTGGAGATAAGACCTCTACCCTATTAAAAGATGCTGGATATGCCGAAAAAGATTTAATTAAAGCTATTAAAGAATTGAGAGGCGGAGATTCCGTGAAGGACCAAAATGCAGAATCGAAATACCGTTCTTTGGAGCGATATAGCATTAACTTAAACGAGCAAGCCAAAGCGGGGAAAATTGATCCTGTTATCGGAAGAGATGAGGAAATTAGAAGGGTTCTGCAAATCCTATCCAGAAGGACTAAAAACAATCCAATCCTTTTAGGAGAGCCTGGAGTTGGTAAAACCGCCATAGTGGAAGGAATGGCTCAAAGAATTGTGGATGGCGATGTACCTGAAAATCTGAAAGAGAAAATCTTGATTTCTTTGGATATGGGTCTATTGGTTGCCGGAGCAAAATATAAAGGAGAATTTGAAGAAAGATTAAAATCTGTCATCAAAGAAGTGACTGATTCGGATGGACAAATCATCTTATTCATTGATGAGATTCACACCTTAGTTGGAGCTGGTGGTGGAGAAGGCGCAATGGATGCTGCTAACTTATTGAAACCAGCATTAGCTAGAGGAGAATTGCATGCAATTGGTGCCACAACTTTAAAAGAATATCAGAAACATATTGAAAAAGACAAAGCACTAGAAAGAAGATTCCAGGCTGTTGTGGTGGATGAGCCTTCTCAGGAAGATGCTATTTCCATCCTAAGAGGAATTAAAGATAAATATGAGGTGCACCATGGTGTTCGTATAAAAGATGATGCTGTAATATCTGCAGTGGAATTATCAAGCCGCTATATCTCAGATAGATTCTTGCCCGATAAAGCTATTGATTTAATGGATGAAGCTGCTTCCAAAATGAGAATTGAAATAGATTCCTTGCCGGAAGAACTCGATGAGCTAAACCGAAGAATCATGCAATTGGAAATTGAGCGTGAGGCGATGAGGCGAGAAAAAAATAAAGACAAGGAAAACTTGATCAATAAGGAGTTAGCTGATCTGAATGAAAAAAGACAGGATTTGAAAGCTAAATGGGAAGGTGAGAAAGAAGTTATCCAAGGAATTCAAAAACAAAAAGAGCATATTGACAAACTAAAACTAGAAGCCGAGCAAGCTGAACGTTCTGGCGATTTTGGCAAAGTTGCGGAAATCCGATATGGTAAATTAACCGAAGCGGAGGCTAAATTGAACGACTTCCAAGTTAAAATGCGGGAAATGCAGGATTCCAGCCATACTTTGCTGAAAGAGGAAGTTGGAGCAGAAGAAATTGCAGATGTAGTGGCTCGTTGGACAGGTATTCCTGTTAGCAAAATGCTACAAAGTGATAGAGATAAATTATTACAACTTGAAAAAGAATTAGGTAAACGAGTAGCCGGACAAAGAGAAGCCATTGGTGCTTTATCGGATGCTGTAAGAAGAAGCCGTGCAGGATTGCAAGATCCACGAAAACCAATTGGCTCCTTTATTTTTATGGGGACAACCGGTGTGGGTAAAACTGAGCTTGCAAAAGCATTAGCTGAATATTTATTCAACGATGAAAATGCCATGGTCAGAATTGACATGTCTGAATATCAGGAAAGGCATTCTGTCAGCCGACTAGTTGGAGCGCCTCCAGGATATGTAGGGTATGATGAAGGCGGTCAGTTGACAGAAGCTGTTCGTAGGAAACCATATTCAGTTATTTTGCTGGATGAAATTGAAAAAGCGCATCCTGATACTTTTAATATTTTGCTGCAAGTATTGGATGACGGTCGATTGACTGATAACAAAGGGCGATTGGCTAATTTCAAAAACACCATCATCATCATGACGACCAATATTGGTTCAACATTAATTCAGGAACGATTAAGTCCTGAGAATTATGTGGGAGATGAATGGAAAAAGGCTGAAATAATGGATCAGACCCGAAATGAAGTGTATGAATTGCTGAAACGTTCAGTCAAGCCTGAATTCCTGAACAGAGTTGATGAAACCATCATGTTTGAACCACTGAATGAAGAAATTTTGAGACAAATTGTAAGCATTCAATGGAAAGAAATTCAACATCGCTTGAAAGAGAATGGAGTTCAGATAGATGCTACAAATGATGTACTCGACTATTTAGGAAGAGTAGGTTATGATCCTCAATTTGGTGCAAGACCATTGAAAAGAGTGATGCAGCGTACTATTTTAAATCAATTATCCAAACAAATTCTATCAGGTGAAATCAGTAATGACAGCACCGTTTTGGTAGAAATGGAAAATGATGAAATCGTTTTCAGAAATGTAGAAGACGTTGAAATAGAATAATTTTATATAATTATTGAAACTAAAAAAACCGTATGAGGAAATTCTTCATACGGTTTTTTTATGGCTTTTAAACACAATCCTAATTTCCCAAAATCTATACCTGGAAAATTTACAAGCATTATCTTAATAAAGTAATGCTTCCTGATTTTGCTATTCCAACATCATCACATCTGATCACATAATAATATACACCATCGGGTACAGGACTTCCATTTACTGTTCCTTCCCAATCATTATTATAAGGCTTAGATTCATAAATCTTATTTCCTTGTTGATCATATATTTCAACCCCACACTGTGAAAAATTTTCTATATTTTCTACCTCCCAGTATTGTGCAATAGCATCATTA harbors:
- the clpB gene encoding ATP-dependent chaperone ClpB, encoding MNLNEYTIKSQEAIQKAAEIALGNGQQAIETGHLLKAIQQTDENVLSFVNKKLNVNKAQLETKLNELVESYPKVSGAQPYLSNDAHKAMTEAKKFLKEFKDDYVAIEHLILGILKTGDKTSTLLKDAGYAEKDLIKAIKELRGGDSVKDQNAESKYRSLERYSINLNEQAKAGKIDPVIGRDEEIRRVLQILSRRTKNNPILLGEPGVGKTAIVEGMAQRIVDGDVPENLKEKILISLDMGLLVAGAKYKGEFEERLKSVIKEVTDSDGQIILFIDEIHTLVGAGGGEGAMDAANLLKPALARGELHAIGATTLKEYQKHIEKDKALERRFQAVVVDEPSQEDAISILRGIKDKYEVHHGVRIKDDAVISAVELSSRYISDRFLPDKAIDLMDEAASKMRIEIDSLPEELDELNRRIMQLEIEREAMRREKNKDKENLINKELADLNEKRQDLKAKWEGEKEVIQGIQKQKEHIDKLKLEAEQAERSGDFGKVAEIRYGKLTEAEAKLNDFQVKMREMQDSSHTLLKEEVGAEEIADVVARWTGIPVSKMLQSDRDKLLQLEKELGKRVAGQREAIGALSDAVRRSRAGLQDPRKPIGSFIFMGTTGVGKTELAKALAEYLFNDENAMVRIDMSEYQERHSVSRLVGAPPGYVGYDEGGQLTEAVRRKPYSVILLDEIEKAHPDTFNILLQVLDDGRLTDNKGRLANFKNTIIIMTTNIGSTLIQERLSPENYVGDEWKKAEIMDQTRNEVYELLKRSVKPEFLNRVDETIMFEPLNEEILRQIVSIQWKEIQHRLKENGVQIDATNDVLDYLGRVGYDPQFGARPLKRVMQRTILNQLSKQILSGEISNDSTVLVEMENDEIVFRNVEDVEIE